Proteins encoded in a region of the Vicia villosa cultivar HV-30 ecotype Madison, WI linkage group LG5, Vvil1.0, whole genome shotgun sequence genome:
- the LOC131605460 gene encoding uncharacterized protein LOC131605460, whose product MMKLLWDLKMKSDCLWVRWIHSYFIKGHDLFHMDIPNSASWVYKSILNTRPHITDIREQWDNSLVAKKFYMSKMYRGLFQLEPNVVWHTLLVGNIARPRALFFLWLTCHQKLATKSRLKKFGMAIDTKCCFCQEEETKEHLFFCCEPMIAIWQDILLWLGVTHTPIHWQGELDWIMRYCSGKGKKCGLMKMATAETIYFCWKYRNDTCFGDTYDRNIVVDNINNTFIHRGWRIRKYRDSVAQLLM is encoded by the coding sequence ATGATGAAACTTCTATGGGATCTGAAAATGAAGTCTGACTGCCTCTGGGTCAGATGGATACACTCTTACTTCATCAAAGGACATGATCTGTTTCATATGGACATACCAAATTCTGCTTCCTGGGTCTACAAGAGCATACTTAATACTAGACCTCACATTACAGATATACGTGAGCAGTGGGATAATAGTCTGGTGGCAAAGAAATTTTACATGAGCAAGATGTATAGAGGTTTATTTCAACTAGAGCCAAATGTTGTTTGGCACACTCTTCTGGTGGGCAATATAGCAAGGCCCCGAGCTCTGTTCTTCCTGTGGCTCACTTGCCATCAGAAACTTGCCACTAAATCGAGACTGAAGAAGTTTGGTATGGCTATAGACACTAAATGTTGCTTTTGCCAGGAAGAGGAAACTAAGGAGCATCTCTTTTTCTGTTGCGAGCCTATGATAGCTATCTGGCAGGATATCTTACTGTGGCTTGGGGTAACCCACACGCCTATTCATTGGCAGGGAGAACTTGATTGGATCATGAGATACTGTAGTGGAAAAGGTAAAAAATGTGGCCTAATGAAGATGGCTACTGCTGAAACTATATACTTCTGCTGGAAGTATAGAAATGACACATGCTTTGGGGATACTTATGATAGAAACATAGTTGTAGATAATATAAATAATACCTTCATACATAGAGGTTGGAGAATTAGGAAATATAGAGATAGTGTGGCTCAACTATTGATGTAA